TGGGGTCAAGCTCACTCCCTCCAAGATTCCTGGCCTTGTTGAGGAATTATCAGAGGCAGAAGATGCTGATATTGAGGTTGACGAACCAGAATGTGACATTCTATATGAGCTTTCCTCAAGTGAGCAAGATAGTTTTACTGAGAGTGAGGAAAAAGCCCCAGCCCCGCCACGCAGAAAGCAAACACGTCTGGTACCAAGGGGGCCTAAGGTGAGAGATGGCTGGAGTCGTAGCAACACTCCTCCCATCGTTGGTGAATTTACTGCAAACCCAGGCCTAACAATTCCCCTACCAAGGACTCCATTGCAGTTCATACAAATATTTTTTACGAGAGCGTTGGTAGAATATCTTGCCTATGAAACTAATTTGTATGCCTCACACGTCATACATCTGGTAGCTAAATCATCCAAAAATAGTTGGAAACCCGTGTCTGTGAAGGAAATACCAGATATTTGGGCCTGTGCCTACTGATGGGGATAAACAAGCTCCCTACGATGAGGATGTACTGGCAAACAAATAAGTTGTGGCATGCACGATTTTTCAATGTGTTTACATCGTCTAGACAGTTCCAACATATTGCCAAGTTCTTTCACACGTATAACAACAAAGCAGTTCCCGAGAACAATAGTGACAGGTTGATAAAAGTGAGACCAGTGATGGAATATTTGGCCGAGAAATTTGCGTCTGTATATGTTCCAAAGAAAGAATTGAGTCTCGATGAAGGTACAATGGCATGGCGTGGCCGCCTCTCGTTCAAGGTATACAATCCAAACAAGCCCGACAAGTATGGTGTAAAATTTTATATGTTGGCCAAAGGCACATCAGGCTACATATATGATTTTGATGTGTATTGTGGCATTGGGAAAACTACAGTGGAAACCGTCATGGGGTTGATTGCGCCCCTAGTCAAAAAGGGTTATCATCTCTACATGGATAACTACTACAACTCAGTTTCCCTGACAGATAAATTACGTGAAGTTGGTGTTTACACATGTGGCACACTTAGACTGCAACGTGGCGCACCTAAGGATCTGCAAcaacaagcaaagggtaaaatgacaACAGATACCACGTACACAGGCGTAAGGATaatacatttattattattttttttttttgagatatatacaagagttgttacattcttgtacagccacttgtacgcgtagcgtttcgggcaggtccctggaatacgatcccctgccgcgaagaatcgttttttcatccaagtacacattttactgttgcgttaaacagaggctacagttaaggaattgcgcccagtaaatcctccccggccaggatacgaacccatgacatagcgctcgccgaacgccaggcgagtgtcttaccactacaccaccgagACTGTGACGATGCCATATTATAGTATGGAAGGACAAGCGCCCCGTCTCTGTCATCACCAATCTGCATAATGCCGACACTACTGACGTACAGCGCAGGAAACGCGTTCGTAGACGTGACAGAAGTACTGGACTCCAAATGGTGACAATGAACAAACCCAAGGCCATATGTGATTATAATCggttcatgaaaggtgttgatcatttcGATCAAATGATCATGTATTACGATTTGCAAGAAAAACACACAAATGGACCAAGAAGATCATTTTTTATTTTCTGCAAATGGCTTTGCACAATGCATTCGCGTTGTATAAAAACTACTCCACTAATACCAAAAAACTCACCTTGCTAGAGTTTCACGAGATAGGAATTCGATCCTTATTGCTGTGGAACAGTGAGGaaaggcctgcaacaactacaatcATACCGCATGCTCAAGACATAGATGCCAACGAGGGTCATCCTGCTGATGCGGCACTTTCAACACCCGGGCCATCTGGTGCGAGGCGGCCTCTTttcacttcaacacctcaagGCCACGCGTCGTCACCAACTTCTGAACAGGAGCTGGCTGGCATAAAACCCCTTGACTTGACGGATGTAACAGAAGATTCAAGCACAAGTCTTGTCATTCCTCAAGAAGACACGATTCCTATTGCTCATAACAGAAACAGACGAATTGTAGATTCAGAACATCGTCTCAACTACAAGGTGACACACGAAATTATCaacctgccaaaacgtctaaggtGCCGTGTGTGCTACAAGTCTGGCATAAGGAGGGACACTAGCCTCGGATGTAAAACGTGTGATGTGGGACTGTGCTCTGTACCTTGGTACACAAGGTACCATCGCAAAAAGGTATATTGGGTGGAGAAGAAGtaaccaccggcaacagcttcactccacctacgaaacatctgttgagcaacttcaggatctgaagcctgaagaaggtggagtgaagaaaaaatgctcaactgttggTCTACAATCAACATAGACACGGTAAGTACACCAATTTGGAATTATTTATCATCAataagatattatattatatacgtaTTGTAGAGAATTCATTCGCGATTGTTTTCTTACCAGaaggaatattatatcacataaacttctatgagtaaacaggaaaaatcaaaaagtattttttcgggtgtggcaggtgtggcgggCGTgttgcagtgggttccctttagccgttcatATTGCCAAGACGTGACAAATATTTTTAtttcttatgtatatgtctgtgtaggaaattttactgcgatcactgtcatacaaataaaATCGGGTTtagacaagtataaacttgacaaacatgaaACGAACGAAAACATTGCATTCGTTTTTGGCGCGCACGCATAGTGAGCAACGTAGTTTTATATTTGGTGCCGTTCGTACATATGCTGTGTACAATTTTTATACATTTGTTCTTAtagaaaattctattgcgaacacattgctaccaAAAGGAAATACGTACaaagaaaattaaggtcaggacaggtATAAATGTATACACTTTTCAAGCTTGATTTCCCACATGTGTTTTCGCCTGTGCGCTCCCCGGTAACACCTcgtccacttcccacactcttgcgggtgggcaaggaCCATGCTTATACATTCATGTGCATATGTCCgtatagagaattttattgcgatgccagtgatataaaaattaacgatgtaggacaactgtgggcttcacaaccattaagagagtggaaacattttgttgctgtttggcgctctcggctagtgatctcaatagttttttatttggtgttgatatgcCTTATGcgttggcggcattttataggtatgttcttatagacaaatcTATTGCAAACACAGTGATACAAAATTTAAAAACGTACGCTTACAATtagtgtcaggacagtcaaaagagtatacacttttcggtcttaccgcttaGGCACTCAAAACGCCAGAAGCACACGGGGAAAGTTTTTTTCAATATTCCGGCAGCGCGAAAGTGCTTttagggtgatggtggggttTAGAGTGATGGAGGGtttagggtgatggtgggggtttgGGTGATGGTGGGGTTTAGAGTGATGAGGGGGtttagggtgatggtgggggttagggtgatggtgggggttagggtgatggtggggttTAGAGTGATGGTGGGGTTTAGAGTGATTGTGGGGgttagggtgatggtgggggttagggtgatggtggggttTAGAGTGATGGTGGGGGTTAGAGTGATTGTGGGGGttagggtgatggtggggtttagagtgatggtgggggttagggtgatggtggggtttagagtgatggtgggggttagggtgatggtgggggttagggtgatggtgggggttagggtgatggtgggggttagGATGATGGTGGGGTTTAGAGTGATGGTGGGGTTTAGAGTGATGGTGGGGgttagggtgatggtgggtgttagggtgatggtgggggttagggtgatggtggggttTAGAGTGATGGTGGGGTTTAGAGTGATTGTGGGGgttagggtgatggtgggggttagggtgatggtgggggttagggtgatggtggggttTAGAGTGATGGTGGGGGTTAGAGTGATTGTGGGGGttagggtgatggtggggtttagagtgatggtgggggttagggtgatggtgggggttagggtgatggtgggggttagggtgatggtgggggttagggtgatggtggggtttagagtgatggtgggggttagggtgatggtgggggttagGGTGATGATGGGGGTTAGGGTGATGGTGGCCGTTAGGGTGATAGTGGGGGTCAGGGTAATGATGGGGGGttagggtgatagtgggaggctgGTGAATTGTTTGGGTGATTGTAGAGGTTAAGGTGATGGTAGAATGTTACAGTGATGGTTAGGGTGATGGAAATGATGGAGTGATATGATGattagtgtgatggttgtgacaaAGATGGTGTTCTGGGTGATGGTTAGTGATGACGGTGATGTTGtcgtgaggttattttgagacgatttcggagcttagtgtcccagcggcccggtcctcgaccaggcctccatccccaggaagcagcccgtgacagctgtctaacttccaggtacctatttactgctaggtaacagggcatcagggtgaaagaaaaattttgcccatttgtctccgcctccactggggatcgaacccggaacctgaggactacgaatccaaagcgctgtccacccagctgtcaggcgcccagtgGGTGAAAGGAAACACACATTAACTAGTCGCGTCTGTGTATTGTCAGGATACACATACGGACCGTCACTATATTTTAATACAAAGTTACGGTATGGCCAAAGTTTTTCAATATGGCTATAAACTCAAAAATCACTTTGTAACCTGCGTTCGAAACCATTGCAGCGCTCCCACACACGAGGTTATCGTCATACAACTGAACACTAAACAGTTTAACCCGACCAATGTGACCATGAATTCCAACCAAACCAAACCGTAAAAATGGAGACAAAAAATTAATGGGCAACAATCACCAATCGGGGCTCCAATAGCCATGAAAATAATGGTCAGTGAAGCCTTCGTTCGACACAGCGAGCGCTCCTTCGCCGGCCTCCACACGCACCCAGTAGTCTTCCTTACACCAAATGACCTTAAAAGTCCAAACGACCTTCTCTACGGCCTCATTTCAGTGCCAGTAACACTTGTAGAAAGACAAGGCTGCTTGTGAACTGCTTCTCGCCAGAGCTCAATAGTTGAGCGTCTTAGGTCGGCCCAAATATGTCATATGAGAGCACAGAGCTCAAATGTGTAGCGGAGTTTCTGTCTTGTTCAGCATTACTTGCTTGTGTCCTGAAGTGTTGTATACTTGCTGGGTGGCTGTCAAGTCATTCGGGATCATTTCGGTAACTAGTAGTTACCTAGAAGTACCTAGTAGTAACTAGTAGTTAGTTAACTAGTAGTATAGTTCGAGGTACAAGCACCAATAACAGGAGGTACAAGCACCAATATCAGGAGGTACAAGCACCAATAACAGGAGGTACAAGCACCAATAACAGGAAGTACAAGCACCAATAACAGGAGGTACAAGCACCAATAACAGGAGGTACAAGCACCAATAACAGGAGGTACAAGCACCAATAACAGGAGGTACAAGCACCAATAACAAAAGGTACAAGCACCAATAACAGGAGGAACAAGCACCAATAACAGGAGGTACAAGCACCAATAACAGGAGGTACAAGCACCAATAACAGGAGGTACAAGCACCAATAACAGGAGGTACAAGCACCAATAACAGGAGGTACAAGCACCAATAACAGGAGGTACAAGCACCAATAACAGGAGGTACAAGCACCAATAACAGGAGGTACAAGCACCAATAACAGGAGGTACAAGCACCAATAACAGGAGGTACAAGCACCAATAACAGGAGGTACAAGCACCAATAACAGGAGGTACAAGCACCAATAACAGGAGGTACAAGCACCAATAACAGGAGGTACAAGCACCAATAACAGGAGGTACAAGCACCAATAACAGGAGGTACAAGCACAAATAACAGGAGGTACAAGCACCAATAACAGGAGGTACAAGCAAGTTCTGTAAATAGCAATTTACAGAACTATACACAGTAACAAGAAGAAATATGATACACTCTTATGTAAATATTCCACAGAGGGAGACTCGTTCTTCCAGATGCTGAACCCTCTCAAGCGAGCCTATATAAACAACGGGATCTGGGTGATGCAAACACACTCTCAAGAAGAGTAGAGGATCCACCAAATTGTTGCTAAGGCGTCTCTGTTTAAGAAGAGGGTGGAGAATATGTTGTTGGTGACGGAAGATTGGACAGGAGTAACgacgggagatgggacagaatCATGGGACAACTTTGAAGCATCCTAATCAAATATATTTTCTGTTGGATAATGCTCCTGCTTCTTTACTTTATTCAACGTTAACCAAACAAGTAAAAGGAAATTTCTAGTGTTTTGGATCTTTTTCTAAATTCTCAACTTAACGGAGCAATTAAAGTATTGTGATACCGTGCCAGAGTTCCCGCCGAAATCTTtaagaaaaacat
This DNA window, taken from Procambarus clarkii isolate CNS0578487 chromosome 40, FALCON_Pclarkii_2.0, whole genome shotgun sequence, encodes the following:
- the LOC138372886 gene encoding piggyBac transposable element-derived protein 4-like, with the translated sequence MRMYWQTNKLWHARFFNVFTSSRQFQHIAKFFHTYNNKAVPENNSDRLIKVRPVMEYLAEKFASVYVPKKELSLDEGTMAWRGRLSFKVYNPNKPDKYGVKFYMLAKGTSGYIYDFDVYCGIGKTTVETVMGLIAPLVKKGYHLYMDNYYNSVSLTDKLREVGVYTCGTLRLQRGAPKDLQQQAKEFHEIGIRSLLLWNSEERPATTTIIPHAQDIDANEGHPADAALSTPGPSGARRPLFTSTPQGHASSPTSEQELAGIKPLDLTDVTEDSSTSLVIPQEDTIPIAHNRNRRIVDSEHRLNYKVTHEIINLPKRLRCRVCYKSGIRRDTSLGCKTCDVGLCSVPWYTRYHRKKVYWVEKK